Proteins encoded by one window of Luteitalea sp.:
- a CDS encoding AAA domain-containing protein: protein MEPTREATASLLGESAAMRLVRQQIRLLGPVDTTVVIEGETGTGKELVARAIHEASQRRHRPFIPLGIAGLAELLGTRRWLEYAPGVFSGAAADDGRLFDQVRGGTLLLDELGDMPANMQTHLLRVLRERESLRLGESTRWPSDVRVLATTHRNLSQEVAAGRFREDLLYRLWGARIILPPLRRRRDDIPLLAAAFLGRAAVKHRKAVDLIGSEAMARLLAHRWPGNVRELESTIELAVVRATARTIGVADLLPELAGDTVPPPRPPMSELERQRVLDTLKQTGGNRSLAARLLGMSRATLYRRLAAMGNENNR, encoded by the coding sequence ATGGAACCAACGAGAGAGGCAACCGCGAGCCTGCTCGGCGAGTCGGCCGCGATGCGCCTCGTACGCCAGCAGATTCGGCTGTTGGGTCCGGTTGACACGACGGTCGTCATCGAGGGGGAGACAGGAACCGGCAAGGAGCTCGTGGCCCGAGCGATCCACGAGGCGAGCCAGCGGAGACACCGGCCCTTCATCCCCCTCGGCATCGCCGGGCTCGCCGAGCTGCTTGGAACACGCCGATGGCTCGAGTACGCGCCCGGCGTGTTCAGCGGCGCGGCGGCAGACGATGGACGTCTGTTCGACCAGGTACGGGGCGGCACGCTGCTCCTGGACGAGCTCGGTGACATGCCGGCGAACATGCAGACTCACCTGCTCCGAGTGCTGCGAGAGCGCGAGAGTCTGCGCCTCGGCGAGTCCACACGGTGGCCGAGCGACGTCAGAGTGCTCGCAACTACTCACCGCAATCTCAGTCAGGAAGTTGCTGCGGGACGGTTCCGGGAGGATCTTCTCTATCGCCTCTGGGGTGCGCGAATCATCCTGCCACCGCTGCGACGGCGGCGCGACGACATTCCACTGCTGGCCGCTGCCTTCTTGGGTCGCGCCGCGGTCAAGCACCGGAAGGCCGTCGATCTCATCGGCTCGGAGGCAATGGCGCGGCTGTTGGCCCATCGCTGGCCGGGCAACGTCCGCGAGCTGGAGTCGACGATCGAGCTGGCCGTCGTCCGCGCGACCGCTCGAACGATCGGCGTCGCCGACCTGCTACCGGAGCTCGCCGGCGATACGGTCCCACCGCCGCGGCCACCGATGTCCGAGCTCGAACGACAGCGGGTGCTCGACACGCTGAAGCAGACCGGCGGTAATCGCAGCCTGGCCGCGCGCCTGCTTGGCATGAGCCGCGCCACGCTCTACCGCCGCCTCGCGGCGATGGGCAACGAGAACAACAGGTAG
- a CDS encoding PAS domain-containing protein — MPHFAGLSKRGKRENGDSPSSIMRKTRAVPVFRPSLVGPHQSLDLDLRPLLCTIVNLCWSWSLQGTIRDFPNRMWALKRSVAFAWPQWRPNPTVALLLAGLWVLHDSAPPASAQLVGPPVSGYVHDIWTTQHGLPQNQIRTIVQTRDGYLWIGTGSGLVRFDGVEFTVFDVTTTPELPANWISALYEDRDGALWIGTDAGLVVYLDRTFARPQFDIDTGDNYVHAIEQDASGRLWVAIGGQVLCRTGDQWTKLSLGDVRATGLLVDRDALWIGTTTGLIEWRGRVVRTITTRDGLPEQPGWIEPRYAEEGGPVWVHTPGGLVLVDRDTKTVERAPEPLAQTTVLQILKDRSDRLWMAARGALFEYTQTGKLIEHPVADQADGQVTTMLQDREGHFWFGMSGGRGGLHRLTPERVTGLTREHGLPCDNVMSITQGPDGTVWVGVLCGKEGGLLAIKDGQITRHRNPDVVPASLLADPDGSVWVGTFGGELFHVVGGGFTRYTVRDSALAGEYVVALHRDHAGALWIGTDGGLHRYHDGRWAEFRTTDGLVHDDVRFITTDRRGALWIGTRGGVSRYAGGRFTNLTTEDGLPRGAVRAIYIDREDTVWIGTYGGGLCRLKDGQVTRFGTLGGLLDNGVHRILEDDQGNFWMTGDQGIRRVSRRELNDFADGKVKRLSVSIYDEHDGMKNAEANGMAQPAGWRMRDGSLWFPTQGGIARIDPAAAKHTASPPPVIIEEVLVNETAYDTRRQITAPPGSTELEIHYTAPAFSRPEQIQFRYRLEGHDTGWVDAGTRRVAHYANLAPGSYRFQVVARNSAGLWSETGATTALVLRPHFYQRPTFYAVIVLLVAAVGYLVFRLRVVQLRERARWLEAVVSERTAELGSEREGLALANQQMSETNAELSVAKEVVETSHAHLVSVLDQLQVGVIVVDHRERVRFVSRATQRLIGGANGSVDGRSLDEVLPISAEAMTKVRTALLAPRVGARVAARLAPSSGPCYWTEIEVRIDPRDERHRILYLYDVTEAYDLERAAGPMRTGSSGTLIGSSAAMRLVHAQIRTMAGVDATVLIEGETGTGKELVARSIHEASSRRARQFLAINCAGLTESLLASQLFGHKRGAFTGAVTDHVGLFESAQGGTLLLDEIGDMPMSMQTHLLRVLQEREIIRVGDSKPRPIDVRVLASTHRSLEAEVSAGRFREDLLYRIRVTRILLPPLRLRTEDIPQLTTALISQFSTAHGKSVKGIAREAMDQLLSHRWPGNVRELRSAIEWAVIRAAGPVLKLADLPPELSPNGMPRSRTSMPESERRLLIETLNRTGGNRSVAARLLGVSRATLYRRLAALDEGRHEGADPR; from the coding sequence ATGCCGCATTTTGCAGGTTTGTCAAAGCGTGGAAAACGGGAAAACGGGGACAGCCCGTCTTCCATCATGCGGAAAACGAGGGCTGTCCCCGTTTTCCGACCGAGCCTGGTGGGCCCCCACCAGTCCCTCGATCTTGACTTGAGACCTCTTCTGTGTACGATAGTCAACCTGTGCTGGAGTTGGTCACTCCAGGGCACTATCAGAGATTTCCCGAATAGAATGTGGGCTTTGAAGCGTTCCGTCGCGTTCGCTTGGCCACAGTGGCGTCCCAACCCCACTGTGGCGCTCCTCCTGGCGGGTCTCTGGGTGCTCCATGACTCCGCCCCGCCTGCCTCGGCACAGCTGGTCGGCCCTCCGGTTTCCGGGTACGTTCACGACATCTGGACGACGCAGCACGGCCTTCCGCAGAACCAGATCCGAACCATCGTGCAGACCCGCGACGGATACCTCTGGATTGGCACCGGCAGCGGGCTCGTGCGCTTCGACGGCGTCGAATTCACGGTCTTCGACGTGACGACCACCCCGGAGCTGCCAGCGAACTGGATCTCCGCGCTTTACGAGGATCGAGACGGTGCACTGTGGATTGGCACGGACGCCGGCCTGGTTGTCTATCTCGACCGCACCTTCGCCCGACCGCAATTCGATATCGATACCGGGGACAACTACGTCCACGCAATCGAGCAGGATGCCTCGGGTCGTCTCTGGGTCGCGATTGGCGGGCAGGTCCTGTGTCGCACGGGCGATCAATGGACGAAGCTCTCGCTCGGTGACGTCCGTGCGACCGGTCTCCTCGTGGATCGTGACGCGCTCTGGATTGGCACCACGACTGGCCTAATCGAGTGGCGCGGCCGAGTCGTCCGCACCATCACCACTCGTGACGGCCTTCCCGAGCAACCCGGCTGGATCGAGCCGCGGTATGCGGAGGAAGGCGGCCCGGTGTGGGTGCACACGCCGGGAGGGCTCGTGCTGGTCGATCGAGATACCAAGACCGTCGAGCGGGCGCCAGAGCCGCTCGCCCAGACGACCGTTCTTCAGATCCTGAAGGACCGAAGCGACCGGTTGTGGATGGCCGCGCGCGGCGCGCTGTTCGAGTACACGCAGACGGGGAAACTGATCGAGCACCCCGTAGCCGACCAGGCCGACGGCCAAGTCACGACGATGCTGCAGGACCGAGAGGGCCACTTTTGGTTCGGCATGTCCGGAGGACGCGGGGGGCTACATCGCCTCACACCGGAGCGGGTGACGGGCTTGACCCGCGAGCACGGATTGCCCTGTGACAACGTTATGTCCATCACCCAAGGCCCCGACGGCACGGTGTGGGTCGGTGTCCTCTGTGGCAAGGAAGGGGGACTGCTCGCCATCAAGGATGGCCAGATCACGCGCCACCGCAATCCGGACGTGGTGCCCGCGTCGCTGCTGGCGGACCCCGACGGCAGTGTGTGGGTGGGGACGTTTGGCGGTGAGCTGTTCCACGTCGTGGGGGGTGGTTTCACCCGCTATACCGTGCGCGATAGCGCGCTCGCGGGTGAGTACGTCGTCGCCCTGCATCGCGACCACGCCGGGGCGCTATGGATTGGGACGGATGGCGGCCTGCATCGCTACCACGATGGGCGGTGGGCCGAGTTCCGAACAACCGACGGTCTCGTGCACGACGACGTGCGCTTCATCACCACCGACCGCCGGGGAGCGCTCTGGATCGGCACCCGCGGAGGCGTCAGTCGATATGCTGGCGGCCGGTTCACGAACTTGACGACGGAGGATGGACTCCCACGTGGCGCCGTGCGTGCCATCTACATCGACCGGGAGGATACTGTTTGGATCGGCACTTACGGCGGCGGCCTGTGCCGGCTGAAAGACGGCCAGGTGACGCGCTTTGGCACCCTCGGCGGGCTTCTCGACAACGGCGTGCACCGCATCCTCGAGGATGATCAGGGCAACTTCTGGATGACCGGCGACCAGGGCATCCGCCGCGTCAGCCGCCGCGAGCTGAACGACTTTGCCGACGGCAAGGTGAAGCGGCTCAGCGTCAGCATCTACGACGAGCACGACGGGATGAAGAACGCCGAGGCGAACGGCATGGCACAGCCCGCCGGCTGGAGGATGCGCGACGGCAGCCTATGGTTCCCCACGCAGGGCGGTATTGCGCGGATCGATCCGGCGGCAGCCAAGCACACTGCCTCGCCGCCACCCGTCATCATTGAAGAGGTGCTGGTCAACGAGACGGCCTACGACACGCGCCGGCAAATCACGGCTCCTCCGGGATCAACCGAGCTGGAGATCCATTACACGGCACCGGCGTTCTCCCGGCCCGAGCAGATCCAGTTCCGATATCGTCTGGAAGGGCACGACACCGGGTGGGTGGATGCCGGCACTCGACGCGTCGCGCACTACGCGAACCTGGCGCCCGGCTCGTACCGCTTCCAGGTCGTGGCGCGCAACAGCGCGGGGCTCTGGAGCGAGACCGGGGCCACGACGGCGCTGGTGCTCCGGCCACATTTCTATCAGCGGCCAACGTTCTACGCCGTGATCGTGCTGTTGGTGGCGGCCGTCGGCTACCTGGTGTTCCGCCTGCGCGTCGTGCAGTTGCGCGAGCGCGCACGTTGGCTGGAGGCCGTGGTCTCCGAGCGCACCGCGGAGCTGGGCAGCGAACGTGAAGGTCTCGCCCTCGCGAATCAACAGATGAGCGAGACCAACGCGGAGTTGAGCGTCGCCAAGGAGGTGGTCGAAACGTCGCACGCGCACCTCGTCTCGGTGCTCGATCAGCTCCAGGTCGGCGTTATCGTGGTCGATCACCGTGAGCGGGTGCGCTTCGTGAGCCGGGCCACACAACGCCTGATCGGAGGGGCAAACGGCAGTGTGGACGGGCGCTCGCTCGATGAGGTGCTGCCGATCTCGGCGGAGGCCATGACGAAGGTGCGGACCGCCCTCCTGGCCCCGCGCGTCGGTGCGCGGGTGGCCGCCAGGCTGGCGCCGTCGTCTGGACCGTGCTACTGGACAGAGATCGAGGTGCGTATCGATCCACGCGACGAGCGACACCGCATCTTGTATCTGTACGATGTGACGGAAGCGTACGATCTCGAGCGGGCGGCCGGTCCCATGCGCACCGGCTCCAGTGGCACGCTCATCGGCTCGTCAGCCGCCATGCGGCTCGTGCACGCGCAAATTCGCACTATGGCTGGCGTCGATGCGACAGTGCTCATCGAAGGCGAGACCGGGACGGGCAAGGAGCTCGTCGCCCGATCGATTCACGAGGCGAGCAGCCGGCGAGCCCGCCAGTTCCTGGCGATCAACTGCGCCGGGCTCACCGAGTCGTTGCTCGCCAGCCAGCTCTTTGGCCACAAGCGCGGCGCCTTTACAGGCGCGGTCACCGATCACGTCGGGCTCTTCGAATCCGCGCAGGGCGGCACGCTGCTCCTCGACGAGATCGGCGACATGCCCATGAGCATGCAGACGCATCTGCTGCGCGTGTTGCAGGAGCGGGAGATCATTCGCGTGGGCGATTCCAAACCGCGGCCGATCGACGTCCGCGTGCTCGCGTCGACGCACCGCAGCCTGGAGGCGGAAGTCTCCGCCGGCCGATTTCGTGAGGATCTCCTCTACCGCATTCGCGTGACGCGTATCCTGCTACCCCCGCTACGGCTCCGCACCGAGGACATTCCCCAACTCACGACCGCGCTCATCTCGCAGTTCTCCACGGCGCACGGGAAGTCTGTGAAAGGGATCGCCCGGGAGGCGATGGATCAGCTCCTGAGCCACCGGTGGCCGGGGAACGTCCGCGAGCTTCGGTCGGCGATCGAGTGGGCGGTGATTCGCGCCGCCGGTCCCGTGCTCAAGCTCGCGGATCTCCCACCGGAGCTGTCGCCGAACGGCATGCCACGGTCGCGTACGTCGATGCCGGAGAGCGAGCGCCGGCTGCTCATCGAAACGCTCAACCGCACGGGCGGGAATCGCAGCGTGGCGGCACGCCTGCTCGGTGTCAGCCGCGCAACGCTGTATCGCCGGCTCGCCGCGCTCGATGAGGGCCGACACGAAGGTGCGGATCCCCGTTAG
- a CDS encoding type I pantothenate kinase, whose amino-acid sequence MAEAATTASRFSSFTREEWARLRDSMPLTLSEGDLESTRSLNDQVSMEEVETIYLPLSRLLNLYVHATQELYRATQTFLGNHEAKVPYVIGIAGSVAVGKSTIARLLQALLSRWPTHPRVDLITTDGFLYPNRVLEQRGLLRRKGFPESYDRGRLVRFMADLKAGVPEVHAPMYSHLAYDVVAGHFQVVRQPDVVIVEGLNVLEAPERRPHLSQLFVSDFFDFSIYVDADETDVERWYVERFLTLRDTVFQDPKSYFHRYGGLSRSEARDVARGIWRDINWVNLRENILPTRERAHLVLTKVANHFVQQVQLRRV is encoded by the coding sequence ATGGCCGAGGCAGCGACGACCGCTTCTCGTTTTTCTTCGTTCACGCGCGAGGAATGGGCGCGGCTCCGCGACTCCATGCCACTGACGCTGAGCGAAGGGGACCTGGAGTCCACGCGCTCGCTGAACGACCAGGTGTCGATGGAGGAGGTGGAGACGATCTACCTCCCGCTGTCGCGGTTGCTGAATCTCTACGTTCACGCGACACAGGAGCTCTATCGCGCCACGCAGACCTTCCTTGGCAATCACGAAGCCAAGGTGCCATACGTGATTGGCATTGCCGGCAGCGTCGCGGTTGGTAAGAGCACGATTGCCCGGTTGCTCCAGGCGCTGCTATCCCGCTGGCCAACCCACCCGCGCGTGGACCTCATCACCACCGATGGGTTCCTCTATCCCAACCGTGTCCTGGAGCAGCGCGGCCTGCTCAGGCGCAAAGGCTTTCCCGAGAGCTATGACAGAGGGCGGTTGGTGCGATTCATGGCGGACCTGAAGGCTGGAGTTCCCGAGGTGCACGCTCCCATGTACTCGCACCTCGCCTATGACGTGGTCGCCGGCCACTTCCAAGTGGTGCGGCAGCCAGACGTCGTCATCGTCGAGGGACTCAACGTTCTCGAGGCGCCCGAGCGGCGGCCGCACCTGTCGCAACTGTTCGTGTCGGACTTCTTCGACTTCTCGATCTATGTCGACGCGGACGAGACGGATGTCGAGCGCTGGTACGTCGAGCGGTTCCTGACGCTTCGCGATACCGTGTTCCAGGATCCGAAGTCGTACTTTCATCGCTACGGCGGGTTGTCGCGGTCCGAGGCGCGCGATGTGGCGCGCGGCATTTGGCGCGACATCAATTGGGTGAACCTCCGCGAGAACATCCTCCCGACCCGAGAGCGCGCGCACCTGGTGCTGACCAAGGTGGCGAACCATTTCGTCCAGCAGGTGCAGTTACGGCGTGTGTGA
- a CDS encoding peroxidase — MAKSVRDRVGDALRHNRPWYKLPRLLAMPRLVEIRNDQREQNLHDTEEPPLQKQEIPPDLSPQLREERTVDGTHNDLRYPRMGSAGCRFGRNFALQHVAPDSANLLNPNPRVVSRELMTRETFQPATILNLMAASWIQFMVHDWFVHKTSSLADGMDIPVPAGDTWPAAAIRVPQSVPDPAPAGSSNPPAYVNLNSHWWDASQIYGCDEASAAKLRSSEGGKLEVEATKLLPLDPATGIECTGFTDNWWLGLATLHTLFTLEHNHICDLLQQQHPGWSDGQIYGKARLINAALMAKIHTVEWTPAILPNPIIKTAMNANWNGLTGPDLQEVLEFLNDSELLGGIIGSKADHHAAPYSLTEEFVAVYRMHPLIPDELVLRSATTGEVLERHQLPEVSGRESRPILERVSMADLFYSFGVAHPGALTLHNYPQHLQNLHRENGEHLDLAAVDILRDRERGVPRYNQFRRLLRKEPVKSFEELTDNAEWREQIRKVYDDDLEKVDLMTGLYAEPLPEGFGFSETAFRIFVLMASRRLKSDRFFTDDYRPEIYTELGLSYIRDNGMASVLKRHLPELAPALQGVENPFAPWRAVGG, encoded by the coding sequence ATGGCCAAGTCCGTGCGCGACCGCGTCGGCGATGCGCTGCGCCACAACCGTCCTTGGTACAAGCTGCCGCGGCTGCTCGCGATGCCGCGCCTCGTGGAGATTCGGAACGACCAGCGGGAGCAGAACCTGCACGACACCGAGGAGCCGCCGCTCCAGAAGCAGGAGATTCCGCCCGACCTCAGCCCTCAGCTGCGGGAAGAGCGGACGGTCGATGGCACGCACAACGACTTGCGCTACCCCCGGATGGGCAGCGCCGGCTGTCGGTTTGGCCGGAACTTTGCGCTCCAGCACGTGGCGCCGGACAGCGCCAATCTGCTGAATCCAAACCCCCGCGTCGTCTCGCGGGAGCTCATGACCCGCGAGACGTTCCAGCCCGCCACGATCTTGAATCTGATGGCCGCCTCCTGGATCCAGTTCATGGTGCACGACTGGTTCGTGCACAAGACATCCAGTCTGGCCGACGGTATGGACATCCCGGTGCCTGCGGGTGACACGTGGCCAGCAGCGGCCATTCGGGTGCCGCAGAGCGTGCCAGATCCCGCACCCGCCGGGTCATCGAATCCACCGGCCTACGTCAATCTCAATAGCCACTGGTGGGACGCTTCGCAGATCTATGGGTGTGACGAGGCCAGTGCCGCCAAGCTGCGGAGCAGCGAAGGCGGCAAGCTCGAGGTGGAGGCGACCAAACTCCTGCCGCTCGATCCGGCGACCGGTATCGAGTGCACCGGATTCACCGACAACTGGTGGCTCGGCCTGGCAACGCTGCACACGCTGTTCACGCTCGAGCACAATCACATCTGCGATCTCTTGCAGCAGCAGCACCCCGGCTGGAGCGACGGCCAGATCTACGGCAAGGCGAGGCTGATCAACGCTGCGCTCATGGCGAAGATCCACACCGTCGAGTGGACGCCCGCGATCCTGCCGAACCCGATCATCAAGACGGCGATGAACGCCAACTGGAACGGTCTCACCGGGCCGGATCTGCAGGAGGTGCTCGAGTTCCTCAACGACAGCGAGCTGCTCGGCGGGATCATCGGCTCCAAGGCGGATCACCATGCAGCGCCGTACTCACTAACCGAGGAGTTCGTGGCGGTGTATCGCATGCACCCACTGATCCCGGACGAGCTCGTGCTGCGATCGGCGACGACCGGCGAGGTGCTGGAGCGACATCAGCTGCCGGAGGTCTCTGGCCGCGAGTCGCGTCCCATCCTCGAGCGTGTCTCCATGGCGGACCTGTTCTATTCGTTTGGCGTTGCGCACCCGGGAGCGCTGACGCTCCACAACTACCCACAGCACCTGCAGAATCTCCATCGCGAGAACGGCGAGCACCTGGACTTGGCGGCTGTCGACATCCTGCGCGATCGCGAGCGCGGGGTGCCACGCTACAACCAGTTTCGACGATTGCTCCGCAAGGAGCCGGTCAAGTCTTTCGAAGAGCTCACCGACAATGCCGAGTGGCGCGAGCAGATCCGCAAGGTCTATGACGACGACCTCGAGAAGGTGGATCTCATGACGGGCCTCTATGCGGAGCCGTTGCCCGAAGGCTTCGGCTTCAGCGAGACGGCGTTTCGGATCTTCGTCTTGATGGCCTCGAGGCGGCTCAAGAGCGATCGCTTCTTCACAGACGACTATCGGCCCGAGATCTACACCGAGCTCGGCCTGAGTTACATTCGCGACAACGGCATGGCCAGCGTCCTGAAGCGACATCTTCCGGAGCTCGCGCCGGCGCTTCAAGGCGTCGAGAACCCATTCGCACCTTGGCGGGCCGTGGGAGGTTAG
- a CDS encoding response regulator: MPDQAPDQVPDQAPGTEPLPRAVPRIRVAIVEDQREIRESLATLLDSTPEFHCSGAYRSMEAALGPLLSDRPQVALLDIGLPGMSGIDGVRRLAAIAPKILCVMLTVYEDDARIFEALCAGACGYLLKKTPPPQILDALNDAVAGGAPMSPDVASRVITLFRAVRPPAQADYNLTPHEIRVLRLFADGYNYKTAATELGVTVHTISFHLRRIYEKLQVHSKTEAVAKALHHRLLR; this comes from the coding sequence ATGCCCGACCAAGCCCCCGACCAAGTCCCCGACCAAGCCCCTGGCACCGAGCCGCTTCCCCGCGCCGTCCCGCGCATCCGCGTGGCCATCGTCGAAGACCAGCGCGAGATTCGCGAGTCCCTCGCCACGCTGCTCGACAGCACGCCCGAGTTCCATTGTTCGGGGGCCTATCGCTCCATGGAGGCAGCCCTCGGTCCGCTCCTGAGCGACCGGCCTCAGGTCGCGTTGCTCGATATCGGACTGCCCGGGATGTCCGGCATCGACGGCGTTCGCCGTCTGGCCGCCATCGCGCCGAAGATTCTGTGCGTGATGCTCACCGTCTACGAGGATGACGCACGGATCTTCGAGGCGCTCTGTGCCGGCGCGTGCGGGTACCTGCTCAAGAAAACGCCGCCACCGCAAATCCTCGACGCTCTGAACGATGCCGTCGCTGGCGGGGCGCCCATGTCACCAGACGTGGCAAGCCGTGTCATCACGCTCTTTCGCGCCGTCCGGCCGCCAGCACAGGCCGACTACAACCTGACACCGCACGAAATCCGCGTCCTCCGCCTCTTTGCCGACGGCTACAACTACAAGACGGCCGCCACCGAGCTCGGCGTCACCGTGCACACGATCTCGTTCCACCTCCGCCGCATCTACGAGAAGCTCCAGGTCCACAGCAAGACCGAAGCGGTCGCCAAGGCGCTGCACCATCGCCTCCTGCGGTGA
- a CDS encoding serine hydrolase, whose amino-acid sequence MQGQRRCTRPRKPGRPATTRGGQQSPARACSAGQAVAAALEASGTPRRSLFVIQDGDVLRHEVYGLQDRDAKRQVDERTIYHWASITKTFTAIAILQLRDRGLLALEDPIVKYVPELRHAHNPFGEMSAITIRHLLSHSSGFRDPTWGSWGGDKAWHPFEPPSWKQLDAMTWS is encoded by the coding sequence GTGCAAGGACAAAGACGGTGCACGCGGCCGCGAAAGCCAGGTCGACCAGCGACGACGCGCGGGGGTCAACAGTCTCCAGCACGCGCATGTTCGGCTGGGCAAGCTGTGGCAGCTGCGCTCGAAGCTTCAGGAACTCCGCGTCGATCCCTGTTCGTGATACAGGACGGAGACGTCCTGCGGCACGAGGTTTACGGCCTGCAGGATCGCGACGCGAAGCGCCAGGTGGACGAGCGGACGATCTATCACTGGGCGTCGATCACGAAGACGTTCACGGCGATCGCGATCCTGCAGCTGCGCGATCGCGGCCTGCTGGCACTCGAGGATCCCATCGTGAAGTACGTGCCGGAGCTGCGGCACGCGCACAATCCCTTCGGTGAGATGTCGGCGATCACGATTCGGCACCTGTTGTCGCACAGCTCCGGCTTCCGCGATCCGACGTGGGGCTCGTGGGGCGGCGACAAGGCGTGGCACCCGTTCGAGCCGCCGTCCTGGAAGCAGCTCGACGCGATGACGTGGTCCTGA
- a CDS encoding OmpA family protein, translating to MRSKRVSLFRGAAEVRRLRPAYGITLVLALAACSPSGQEPSEPVARSSEEPAVKRAEPSTATEAEPKPKNPVKGVDAKPAASALAIEGRNIRLVRVGEDELALQFEFFNGTKDTLRPSDVDIYVLGPKVLLADLPRGTSYGVLPESGNDSRISESSHEPAPPGRSVIVTAMFTAPPAETTKMLVMVAGLLPVIVPVQPQGASALQDDPVLRGPQPERRMLGPLVCRTEGGDGESDQSVVELRLPSDLLFEFGSAKLSAEAQSAISTAGKEISGRSGTVTIEGHTDSVGEDASNQTLSEQRAASVRDGLRAELGDGFSYETVGFGETKPVATNQNPDGSDNPDGRAQNRRVEVRLGTLTPAGPPTLEPAELQNDLVEAGFQVSAESLERRAGYVLARVTVTNPTSAPLELTFGSGLMPSISQAPEGLTLADKTTQRRHSICHAPEAGMYLHYLGNFVGVYEPSDSSVVPGGADVVFWGLYPAPPTEVTSMDLEIGGFGKVVSAQVKATGIP from the coding sequence ATGAGAAGCAAGCGCGTGTCATTGTTCCGCGGTGCGGCAGAGGTCCGTCGTCTGCGGCCCGCATACGGCATCACGTTGGTGCTGGCGCTGGCGGCGTGCTCGCCCAGCGGGCAGGAGCCGAGCGAGCCGGTAGCAAGGTCGTCGGAAGAGCCCGCGGTGAAGCGTGCCGAGCCGTCGACAGCGACGGAGGCGGAGCCGAAGCCGAAGAACCCCGTCAAGGGCGTGGATGCCAAACCGGCAGCGAGCGCACTCGCGATTGAAGGCCGGAACATACGTTTGGTGCGGGTGGGTGAGGACGAGCTCGCCCTGCAGTTCGAGTTCTTCAACGGCACGAAGGATACGCTCCGCCCGAGTGATGTGGACATCTACGTGCTGGGGCCCAAGGTGCTGCTCGCTGATCTGCCCCGCGGGACGTCCTATGGCGTGCTGCCGGAATCGGGGAACGACTCGCGGATCAGCGAGAGCTCTCACGAGCCGGCGCCGCCCGGCAGGTCGGTCATCGTGACCGCGATGTTCACAGCGCCCCCTGCGGAGACCACCAAGATGCTGGTCATGGTCGCGGGTCTGCTCCCGGTGATCGTGCCCGTGCAACCGCAGGGCGCGAGCGCGCTGCAGGATGACCCGGTGTTGAGAGGCCCGCAGCCCGAGCGCCGCATGCTCGGGCCCCTCGTGTGCCGCACCGAAGGTGGAGACGGGGAGTCGGATCAGTCGGTCGTCGAGCTCAGACTGCCCAGCGACCTCCTGTTCGAGTTCGGCAGTGCCAAGCTGTCCGCAGAGGCGCAGTCGGCGATCAGCACGGCCGGGAAGGAGATCAGTGGTCGCAGCGGCACAGTCACCATCGAGGGGCACACCGACAGCGTGGGCGAGGATGCCTCCAACCAGACCCTGTCTGAGCAACGCGCAGCGTCGGTGCGAGACGGGCTGCGTGCCGAGCTCGGTGACGGGTTCAGTTACGAAACCGTTGGCTTCGGCGAGACCAAGCCGGTCGCGACGAACCAGAACCCCGACGGCAGCGACAACCCGGACGGGCGGGCCCAAAACCGGCGGGTCGAGGTGCGTCTCGGCACGCTGACCCCGGCAGGTCCCCCGACGTTGGAACCTGCCGAGCTCCAGAACGATCTGGTCGAGGCCGGCTTCCAGGTCAGTGCCGAGAGCCTCGAGCGGCGCGCGGGCTACGTCCTCGCCCGGGTAACGGTGACCAACCCGACCTCCGCTCCATTGGAGCTCACCTTCGGCAGTGGACTTATGCCCTCCATAAGCCAGGCACCAGAAGGGTTGACCCTGGCCGACAAGACGACCCAGCGCCGCCACAGCATCTGCCACGCCCCGGAAGCCGGGATGTACCTGCACTACCTGGGGAACTTCGTCGGCGTCTACGAACCGTCAGACTCCAGCGTTGTACCCGGCGGCGCCGATGTGGTCTTCTGGGGGCTGTATCCCGCTCCCCCAACCGAGGTCACCTCCATGGATCTTGAGATCGGCGGGTTCGGCAAGGTCGTATCGGCTCAGGTCAAGGCCACAGGTATCCCGTGA